The DNA segment CTCCTCGCGCCTGACCAGCGTGACCGAAGCCGGCAGACGATTGTCAGGATGATGCTTGCTGGCGGCCAGCTTGGCCGCCCGCCGACACCTTCAGGGTAAGAGGGGCCGCACGCGCCGCAGAACTGGCAAAACTGCTAGTTCCGCGCTCTGCGGTCCGGCTCCGGGAGCCTCAGCGCAGGTCGTGCGCTTGTCCGGTGGTGGCCAGCACGCTGTTCCACAGCACCCCCCGGAGATCGATCTTCTTCCGTTGCGACACGGCCAGGGGTATGGGGACGTGGGTGAACTGGTGGTTCCAGAAGCTGACGACCATGTTGGTTCTTCCGCTCATGCCCGCATGCACGGCGCTGTGCCCGAGGAGCAGGCAGAAGGCCGAGTCATGCGGGTTCGCCGGCACGCTGCGGATGATGTAGCTGGGATCGATGTACTTGAGTCCGACCTCCTTGCCCGCCCGGCAGAAGTGCCTCTGGATCGCGTCCCGCAGGAACACTCCGATGTCGCCGTACTTGACGTTCCCGGAAGCGTCGCGCTCGCCCGTCCTCGCCATCAGCTCCTGTCCCGCGCCTTCCGCCACCACGATCACGGCGTGGCCCTTCCGCTCGAGCCGCCGCTCCAGCTCGTCCAGGAAGCGCTCCAGGGTGAACGGAACCTCGGGAACCAGGCAGAAGTCCGCGTGGCTGTCGACCAGCACCGCGTAGGCGGCGATGAAGCCGGAGTCGCGGCCCATGAGCTTGACCAGGCCGATGCCGCGGCCCGCGGCCTCCGCCTCGGTGTTGGCGGCATAGATGGCGCGCCGGGCTTCGGTGACCGCGGTCTCGAAGCCGAAGGTCTTCTGCACGAAGCAGACATCGTTGTCGATGGTCTTGGGGATGCCGATGACGCTGAGGACCATTCCCTGCCTTGCCGCTTCCGCGGCGAGGTCTTGCGCGCCCCGCAGGGTGCCGTCGCCGCCGATCGCGAACAGGATGCCGATCTTCAGCTCCCGCAGGGTCTTGGCCATCTCCGCCGGGTCCTGGGGCCCGCGCGAAGATCCCAGGATGGTCCCGCCCATCTCATGGATGCGGCCGACCGCATCCGGTGTCAGCTGCAGCGGCGGCTGTCCCCTGCTGGGAACCATGCCCTCATACCCGAACCGGAAGCCATAGACCTTGTCTACGCCGTAATGGTGATAGAGGCTCAGGACGATGGAGCGGATCACGTCGTTCAGTCCCGGACAAAGGCCGCCGCAGGTGACGACCCCACAGGCGACCTGGGCGGGATCGAAGAACAGCTTCGCCCGCGGCCCGGCGGCTTCCATGGCGGGAGGAGCCGCGCCCTCCGCCAGCCAGGGCTGCATGTCCTCGAGACGCGCGTGGTAGAGGACGCGCTCGTCGTCGCCCACGAAGCGGACGCCGCAC comes from the Terriglobales bacterium genome and includes:
- a CDS encoding ATP-dependent 6-phosphofructokinase; amino-acid sequence: MSLGDLDFTIARLGECRFRSPLCGVRFVGDDERVLYHARLEDMQPWLAEGAAPPAMEAAGPRAKLFFDPAQVACGVVTCGGLCPGLNDVIRSIVLSLYHHYGVDKVYGFRFGYEGMVPSRGQPPLQLTPDAVGRIHEMGGTILGSSRGPQDPAEMAKTLRELKIGILFAIGGDGTLRGAQDLAAEAARQGMVLSVIGIPKTIDNDVCFVQKTFGFETAVTEARRAIYAANTEAEAAGRGIGLVKLMGRDSGFIAAYAVLVDSHADFCLVPEVPFTLERFLDELERRLERKGHAVIVVAEGAGQELMARTGERDASGNVKYGDIGVFLRDAIQRHFCRAGKEVGLKYIDPSYIIRSVPANPHDSAFCLLLGHSAVHAGMSGRTNMVVSFWNHQFTHVPIPLAVSQRKKIDLRGVLWNSVLATTGQAHDLR